A single window of Xylocopilactobacillus apicola DNA harbors:
- a CDS encoding malonate decarboxylase subunit delta: MEKLHFSFPADKSIQKPVHIGVVASGDLEIIMYPSKNKEAELNIVTGSDGFKNVWENVLTRFFDRYSILADYEINDFGATPGVVNLRLTQAMEALKNE, encoded by the coding sequence ATGGAAAAATTACACTTTTCGTTTCCGGCAGATAAATCAATTCAAAAGCCGGTCCATATTGGAGTTGTTGCTTCTGGAGACTTAGAAATCATTATGTACCCATCAAAAAATAAAGAGGCTGAACTAAATATTGTCACTGGTAGTGATGGATTTAAAAATGTTTGGGAAAATGTTTTAACAAGATTCTTTGATCGCTACTCTATTTTAGCCGACTACGAAATTAACGATTTTGGTGCGACTCCAGGTGTGGTCAACTTAAGATTAACTCAAGCAATGGAGGCGTTAAAAAATGAATAA